The following coding sequences are from one Psychrobacter sp. AH5 window:
- a CDS encoding ABZJ_00895 family protein, which translates to MSRKPASLSKHNAKPTLNLAIPPVKLTQYIGFFMVGYILASALLMLIQTQIALNPQLVTLIAILVGAFIAVQKFIKHQGRALHKQEINKLALSGTAIVWLLTALYFLAIWLWLFDSANRQVFIEMTLQQPWPLLVSFVAIVLLTFISARVSLWLFNRLLTPK; encoded by the coding sequence ATGTCTCGTAAGCCTGCTAGTTTAAGTAAACACAATGCTAAACCAACGCTCAATCTAGCGATTCCACCTGTCAAATTGACTCAGTATATTGGTTTTTTTATGGTGGGCTATATCCTCGCCAGCGCTTTATTAATGTTAATACAAACGCAGATTGCGCTAAACCCGCAGCTGGTTACTTTGATAGCCATCTTAGTCGGTGCTTTTATTGCAGTACAAAAATTCATCAAGCATCAAGGACGGGCTTTACATAAGCAGGAGATAAACAAGCTAGCTCTGAGCGGTACAGCGATTGTTTGGTTATTGACTGCGCTTTACTTCTTAGCGATTTGGTTATGGCTGTTTGATAGCGCTAATCGTCAAGTATTTATTGAGATGACCCTACAGCAGCCTTGGCCTTTATTAGTCTCATTTGTAGCTATCGTGCTTTTGACCTTTATCAGCGCGCGCGTGAGTCTTTGGTTATTTAATCGACTGCTAACCCCCAAATAA
- a CDS encoding YetF domain-containing protein, producing the protein MDMLFFDNIEKLVRIVLTAAMVYLMIIVVTKVSGKRSTSQLNNFDWIVTVMIGSLGASTILLENIPFIEGISSILTLYLLQFLVTKYASISPAFSSFILSEPKIVFYQGQFLPEAMRDERLTRQELESVMRSNGIHSLDEIEAIVFESDATLNIITKDDNKGSAGISETLKPLTRDS; encoded by the coding sequence ATGGACATGTTGTTTTTTGACAATATAGAAAAACTAGTACGCATTGTCCTGACCGCGGCAATGGTTTATCTGATGATCATTGTCGTCACTAAAGTATCTGGCAAACGCTCCACTTCTCAATTAAATAACTTTGATTGGATTGTTACGGTGATGATTGGTTCGCTAGGAGCTAGTACTATTTTATTAGAAAATATTCCTTTTATAGAGGGTATCTCTTCTATTTTGACTCTTTATCTGTTGCAGTTTTTGGTCACTAAATACGCTTCTATCTCCCCGGCGTTTAGTAGTTTTATCTTATCTGAGCCAAAGATTGTTTTTTATCAAGGGCAGTTTTTGCCTGAAGCTATGCGTGATGAGCGTTTGACTCGTCAAGAGCTTGAGAGTGTCATGCGCTCAAATGGCATTCATAGTTTGGACGAGATAGAAGCGATCGTTTTTGAGTCAGATGCTACCTTAAACATCATTACTAAAGATGACAATAAAGGCAGTGCTGGTATTTCTGAAACCTTAAAACCCCTCACTCGTGACTCTTAA
- the rlmH gene encoding 23S rRNA (pseudouridine(1915)-N(3))-methyltransferase RlmH, producing the protein MKIRILSVGQKMPKWIQTGFDDYFKRIQPMLTTQLVELAAAKRAKNPSEANLAQYREQEGQAILSTHNATGREQLWVLDVKGKMISTESLAEKLADAMLQGDDVALVIGGADGVSPEVLAKADMKWSLSALTLPHPLVRVVLMEQLYRAMSINHNHPYHRGN; encoded by the coding sequence ATGAAAATAAGAATATTAAGCGTAGGGCAAAAAATGCCTAAATGGATTCAGACGGGCTTTGATGATTATTTTAAGCGTATCCAGCCAATGCTAACCACGCAACTGGTCGAATTAGCAGCTGCTAAGCGTGCGAAAAACCCTTCTGAGGCAAACTTAGCTCAATATCGCGAGCAAGAAGGTCAAGCTATCTTATCGACCCATAACGCTACAGGCCGCGAACAGCTTTGGGTATTAGACGTCAAAGGCAAGATGATATCGACTGAAAGCCTGGCTGAAAAGCTTGCCGATGCTATGCTACAAGGCGATGATGTAGCTTTGGTCATTGGCGGCGCTGATGGGGTATCGCCAGAAGTTTTAGCCAAAGCTGATATGAAATGGTCACTGTCTGCGCTAACTTTGCCGCACCCTTTAGTTAGGGTGGTGCTAATGGAGCAATTGTACCGCGCTATGAGTATCAATCACAATCATCCCTATCACCGCGGTAATTGA
- a CDS encoding class III extradiol ring-cleavage dioxygenase produces the protein MGLSNAAKLPALFISHGAPTLAIEQSATTSALARIGQNLPKPRAIVIMSAHWTSSKLEISSNPQPKTWHDFSGFDRQLHELQYPAVGHATLAESLVQQLNARGINAVANPLRVSDHGVWSPLCHLYPQADVPIVQVSLPQHYDSVACYQLGAQFARLREEQILIIGSGNITHNLQAMRWDADSIDKTAKDFKLWLLQQLKSDIPAALDWQQYPNYKSIHPSDEHLLPLFFALGAGQRVSVVHQSMAHHSLGMDIYRFD, from the coding sequence ATGGGTCTGAGTAACGCGGCAAAATTGCCTGCTTTATTTATCTCTCATGGCGCGCCTACTTTAGCTATTGAGCAGTCAGCGACTACTAGTGCGCTCGCCCGTATCGGTCAAAACTTACCCAAGCCGCGAGCGATTGTCATCATGTCAGCGCACTGGACCTCCTCCAAGCTTGAGATCAGTAGTAATCCTCAGCCCAAGACTTGGCATGATTTTTCAGGATTTGATCGTCAGCTGCATGAGCTGCAATATCCAGCCGTAGGTCACGCTACGCTTGCTGAGTCCTTGGTGCAGCAGCTAAATGCTCGCGGTATCAATGCGGTAGCTAATCCACTAAGAGTCAGTGATCACGGTGTTTGGTCGCCGCTGTGTCATCTTTATCCGCAAGCTGATGTACCTATCGTCCAGGTTTCTTTACCGCAGCACTATGATAGCGTCGCTTGCTATCAGTTGGGCGCGCAATTTGCTCGGCTGCGAGAGGAGCAAATTTTAATTATTGGCTCTGGCAATATTACGCATAACTTACAAGCCATGCGCTGGGACGCCGATAGCATTGATAAGACAGCTAAAGACTTTAAGCTATGGTTGTTACAGCAATTAAAGAGCGATATACCGGCGGCTTTGGATTGGCAGCAGTATCCCAATTATAAAAGTATCCATCCAAGCGATGAGCATCTACTACCGCTGTTCTTTGCTTTGGGAGCAGGACAACGGGTCAGTGTGGTCCACCAAAGCATGGCACATCATAGCTTAGGGATGGATATTTATCGATTTGATTAA
- a CDS encoding amidase, whose translation MFKEYTQYDALGLAALVNAGEVSAKELLDSAVARANKLNPKLNAIVHRFDERAYAAAQSELPSGAFHGVPYLLKDLSFGYEGEPLTMGSRSVNIISAYDSEIVKRMKATGVNTFGKTNTPEFGLIITTEPKAHGATHNPFKKGYSSGGSSGGSAAAVASGIVPMAGAGDGGGSIRFPAAWCGAFGLKPSRGRNPMGPALGEGWEGAVADHVITRSVRDSAAMLDATSGAEIGAPFVIAPPKTSFLEAAMRAPKQLKIALHQQPLIAGTVVDKEVLAVLEHTAKQLEAMGHIVVPAEPNINIEKFWHDFMVVVCTHTAFTIDNLEREFGALHTRKLEPQTYNMALLGRSLSAVDLAHAKHGWHDSQYQTGLLLEQYDMILCPTVPTPAVKHGVLPPSIMDEMLMRSAEVLNKGVDMGKYAFSSGMIEKLSHPVLSKMAFTILGNVTGLPAVSVPVGMSKKGLPIGMQLIGRMNDETTLFSVAGEMERAGMFTKAAFEK comes from the coding sequence ATGTTTAAAGAATATACTCAATACGATGCACTAGGATTGGCCGCATTAGTCAATGCAGGCGAGGTCAGTGCCAAAGAATTACTCGATAGCGCTGTGGCTCGCGCTAATAAGCTCAATCCAAAACTCAATGCCATTGTCCACCGTTTTGATGAGCGCGCTTATGCTGCGGCGCAGTCAGAGCTGCCGTCTGGCGCTTTTCATGGTGTGCCTTATTTGCTCAAGGACTTATCCTTTGGTTATGAAGGTGAGCCGCTAACGATGGGCAGTCGCAGCGTCAATATTATCTCAGCTTACGATAGCGAGATTGTCAAACGCATGAAAGCGACTGGCGTCAACACCTTTGGTAAGACTAATACCCCAGAGTTTGGTTTGATTATCACCACCGAGCCCAAAGCTCATGGCGCAACTCACAATCCTTTTAAAAAAGGCTATAGCTCGGGTGGCTCATCAGGCGGTAGTGCAGCGGCGGTCGCTAGCGGCATTGTACCGATGGCAGGCGCTGGCGATGGTGGCGGCTCTATTCGCTTTCCAGCGGCTTGGTGCGGCGCGTTTGGTTTGAAACCTAGTCGCGGCCGCAACCCGATGGGGCCAGCACTAGGCGAGGGCTGGGAAGGAGCAGTTGCCGATCATGTGATTACGCGTAGTGTACGCGATAGTGCCGCGATGCTCGATGCCACAAGTGGCGCAGAGATTGGCGCGCCTTTTGTTATTGCCCCGCCCAAGACCAGCTTTTTAGAAGCCGCCATGCGCGCGCCGAAGCAGCTCAAGATTGCCTTACATCAGCAGCCGTTAATCGCAGGGACGGTAGTAGATAAAGAGGTATTAGCGGTACTAGAGCATACCGCCAAGCAGTTGGAGGCGATGGGACATATCGTGGTACCTGCTGAGCCTAATATCAATATAGAAAAGTTCTGGCACGATTTTATGGTAGTCGTCTGTACTCATACCGCTTTTACCATTGATAATTTGGAACGGGAATTTGGCGCGCTACATACTCGTAAGCTTGAACCGCAGACATATAATATGGCACTACTAGGACGTTCATTATCTGCCGTGGATTTGGCCCATGCCAAACATGGCTGGCATGATAGTCAATATCAGACGGGACTTTTGCTAGAGCAGTACGATATGATTTTGTGTCCGACGGTACCGACGCCAGCTGTTAAGCACGGTGTACTGCCACCTAGTATCATGGATGAGATGCTGATGCGTAGCGCTGAGGTGCTCAATAAGGGGGTAGATATGGGTAAATACGCCTTTAGCTCAGGCATGATAGAGAAGCTTAGCCATCCGGTACTTAGCAAAATGGCCTTTACCATACTGGGCAACGTGACTGGCTTGCCAGCGGTCTCTGTACCAGTAGGTATGAGTAAAAAAGGCCTGCCTATTGGTATGCAGCTGATTGGGCGCATGAATGATGAGACGACATTATTTAGCGTAGCAGGTGAGATGGAGCGAGCTGGCATGTTTACCAAAGCGGCATTTGAGAAGTAA